A genomic segment from Amphiura filiformis chromosome 10, Afil_fr2py, whole genome shotgun sequence encodes:
- the LOC140162297 gene encoding uncharacterized protein, whose amino-acid sequence MTAMESWYTMGELQREMNVTLSIFRPIAMHLKIDPNNIILGTLLPGAGYRIGIIAELVSNVNAGCIQPCPLPNQEGPVFSTISKQSVMSDRIPHNEMPTKAHDFLKSPIDPSPSDSHPDVENIPDHMHSKEIPLTVHIGHMLHCIKGLALLIHISSIDSYGTKETILTDMYSSRPKDPKDQHAKNSNHAEKQLLKDKNSLIERVRHARKQPTDLFIKMYISDTHCTLCCDDLVQLKKELSEETYPNNKIDIQLDIQCHALFQIYAHEKRLRKMIVEDRKISLSEFVFEEFYSALRIQIVSSLPDLECDDTYTSSSNRDKKRIILRRLHHLCQEAAIDAAIDMATQTGIKLNALKSPSIANNTTDGNSDVSARTRRASQRNSAHSVKTSRKSPTKRKCSKCSNTKYDDLLTCVTCKRAFHYMCENEGVRFKCTSCKGKQKVVLEDSCLDLDNIWTSCTPSGNPTLKQGHKQSRFHSI is encoded by the coding sequence ATGACAGCGATGGAATCTTGGTACACAATGGGTGAATTGCAGAGGGAAATGAATGTCACGTTAAGTATTTTTAGACCTATAGCTATGCACTTAAAGATAGAcccaaataatattatattagggACCTTGCTTCCGGGTGCTGGCTATAGGATTGGTATCATAGCAGAATTAGTAAGTAATGTCAATGCCGGTTGCATTCAACCATGCCCCTTACCAAATCAGGAAGGTCCAGTTTTTAGTACAATTAGTAAACAGTCAGTGATGAGTGACAGAATTCCTCATAATGAAATGCCAACAAAAGCgcatgattttttaaaatctcCTATTGACCCATCACCGAGCGATAGCCATCCTGATGTTGAAAACATACCTGACCATATGCACAGTAAAGAAATTCCTTTGACTGTTCACATTGGACACATGCTACACTGCATCAAAGGCCTGGCCTTGTTGATACACATATCAAGCATAGATAGTTATGGGACCAAAGAAACAATTCTCACAGATATGTACAGTTCACGACCAAAAGACCCCAAAGACCAACATGCAAAGAACAGCAACCATGCTGAAAAGCAACTTCTCAAAGATAAAAATTCACTGATTGAAAGAGTAAGACACGCACGCAAGCAGCCAACCGATTTATTCATAAAGATGTATATCAGTGACACACATTGTACATTATGCTGCGATGATTTGGTTCAATTGAAGAAGGAGTTAAGTGAGGAGACATATCCAAATAACAAAATTGATATACAATTGGATATCCAGTGCCATGCACTATTTCAAATCTACGCTCATGAGAAACGCTTACGCAAAATGATAGTAGAGGATAGAAAGATTTCTCTTTCAGAATTTGTATTTGAGGAATTCTACAGTGCCTTACGTATCCAAATAGTATCTTCTCTTCCCGATTTAGAATGCGACGACACTTACACTAGTTCCTCTAATCGGGATAAGAAGAGGATCATATTGCGTAGATTACACCACTTGTGCCAAGAGGCGGCAATAGATGCAGCAATAGATATGGCTACACAAACCGGCATTAAGTTGAATGCTTTAAAAAGTCCATCAATTGCAAATAATACCACTGATGGAAATAGTGATGTATCTGCAAGAACAAGGCGCGCTTCACAACGTAACAGTGCACATTCAGTAAAAACTTCCAGAAAATCTCCTACAAAGAGGAAGTGTTCAAAGTGCAGCAATACGAAATACGACGACTTGCTGACTTGTGTCACCTGCAAACGGGCATTTCATTACATGTGTGAAAATGAGGGGGTCAGGTTCAAATGTACATCATGCAAAGGTAAACAGAAGGTAGTGTTGGAGGACTCGTGTTTAGATCTAGACAATATCTGGACAAGTTGTACACCAAGTGGGAATCCAACACTGAAACAAGGTCATAAACAAAGCCGATTCCACAGTATTTGA